DNA sequence from the Xylanivirga thermophila genome:
AAGGAGTAGATGAATATGAAAAGTGCGTTAATAACTGGTATAACCGGACAGGATGGTTCATATCTTGCAGAACTTTTACTATCAAAGGGCTACAAGGTATATGGTATAAGGCGCAGATCCAGTGATAATCATTATGGTACTGTAGCACATTTGAAGGATAAGATAGAGTTTATATATGCAGATATGACGGATCTACCATCCCTTATCAAGGCAGTGGAGATTGCACAGCCCGATGAGGTATATAATTTGGCTGCCCAGTCATTTGTTCAGACATCATGGGAGCAGCCCATACTTACTGCTGATATAGATGCCCTTGGGGTTACCAATATACTTGAAGCCATTCGTATGGTAAAGCCCGATGCAAGATATTATCAGGCATCTACCAGTGAGATGTTTGGTAAGGTACAGGAGATGCCTCAAAGGGAGACTACCCCTTTTTATCCCAGAAGCCCATATGCAGTTGCTAAGGTATATGGTCATTGGATAACTATAAACTATAGGGAGAGCTATGATCTGTTTGCATGCTCTGGCATACTCTTTAACCATGAATCACCTAGAAGGGGACTTGAGTTTGTTACCAGAAAGGTAACCGATGGTGTAGCACGCATAAAGCTGGGGCTCATGGATGAGATCCGCATGGGCAACCTAGATTCCAAGAGGGATTGGGGTTTTGCAGGGGATTATGTATATGCTATGTGGCTGATGTTACAGCAGGATGCGCCTGATGATTATGTAATAGCTACAGGAGAGACCCGTACTGTACGGGAACTTTTGGAGACTGCATTTAGTTATGTAGATCTTGACTATAAAGATCACGTAGTTGTGGATCCAAAGTTTTTCCGCCCTGCAGAGGTAAAGATACTCTTAGGCGATGCTACAAAGGCAAAGGAGAAGCTTGGTTGGAAGCCAAAGGTATCATTTGAACAGATGATACACATGATGGTAGATGAAGATCTAAAACGTGTACAAGCCGAGATAGACGGAGGCCTATCAAAATGAAGGCCCTTGTAACCGGTATTTCAGGTTTTGTAGGCGGATATTTAGGTGAAATGCTTCTCGACAGGAATATAGAACTATATGGGACAAAATTAGAGGGGGAGCAAGTGCTCCCCCATATCAATAAGTATGCCAATATTATGGATGTGGATCTTCGGGATAAGGATAGAGTATATAGCATTATAGAGGATGCAAGGCCTGATTTGGTATTTCATTTGGCTGCCCAAAGTTCTGTTTCAGCTTCATGGAAAAGGCCGGATATTACAATGGAGATAAATATGGGGGGCACTATAAACCTTTTAGATGCCACGAGAGCAGTAAATCCTGCTGCCCGGGTACTTATAATAGGCTCTAGCGAGCAGTATGGGCGGATAAGGGCTGGAGATGTACCAATAGGAGAGGATATGCCTCAAAATCCTGTAAATCCCTATGCTGTAAGCAAGGCATCCCAGGAGATGCTAGGGAAGGTATATGCAGATGCCTATGATATGGACATAGTAATGGCAAGACCGTTTAATCATACAGGCCCAAGACAGCAGCCCATATTTGTAATACCTGATTTTGCTCATCGTATAGCACTTATGGAAAATAAGACTATGGATCCGGTATTGATGGTAGGCAACTTAGATGCAATACGGGATTTTTCCGATGTGCGGGATGTGGTGGAAGGTTATTTTTGTCTTATAACCAAAGGTAAAAGGGGAGAGGCATACAATATAGGATCGGGCAAGGGGTTTTCAATAAGGGAGATATTAAAAAAGCTTCTTGAGATGTCCAGCGTGGATATAGAGGTTGTTATGGACCAAAATCGTTTGAGACCGTCGGACACGCCTATTCTCATATGTGATAATACTAAGATAAAAACGCAGGTAGGATGGCAACCTAGGATACAGTTAGATAAGACTTTGTCTGATGTACTTGAATACTTCAGACAAAATATAGCGTGAGGTGATAGAAATGAAAGCAGTAGGACTTATAATGGCAGGCGGGAGTGGGACGCGGTTTTGGCCTATTTCAAGGAGACTTTATCCAAAGCAGGCTTTAAAGCTAATAGATGATCGTGAAATGATAAACCTTACAATAGATCGTTGTGTACCGTTTATTGAGAATAAAGATATGCACATAATAACCAATGAAGAGCAGAGGCCTCTCCTTACAGATCTGGTAAAGGGGAGACTTAATAAGGAGAATATATTTGCAGAGCCATGCCCAAGGAATACCGCACCATGCATACTCTATTCTATATTAAAGATAAAAAAGATATATGGTGATGTGGTGGTGTGCGTGCTCTCATCTGACCACTATATAAAGGATGAAAAAAGATTTCGTGAGATACTTAGGTATGCATCGGAGTATGCATATGAAAATAAAAAGATAGTTACTATGGGGATAGTTCCCACATTTCCAAGTACGGGATATGGATACATAAAGAAGGGTCAAAGGGCTGAATTTGAATCAAGCAGCATCTATCATGTGGATAAGTTCGTTGAAAAGCCCAATGAAGAGCTGGCAAAGACATATATGGATTCAGGTGAATATCTATGGAATAGCGGTATGTTTGTATTTAAGATATCCACAATGCTTGATAATTTTCAAAAATATCTCCCTGAGATGTATGGAGAGATGATGAAGATATATGACCATATGGGGGCGGGAGATGAAGATAAATATCTAAAAGATGTATTCCCCAAACTCGAAAAGATATCCATAGACTTTGGTATAATGGAAAAGGCAGATAATGTAGCCGTTATCCCCGGGGACTTTGGCTGGAGTGATGTAGGCACATGGGACTCCCTAGAGGATATATTAGAAGCCAATGAAGATGGCAATGTGGTACATGGAGATCATGTGGGGATAGATACAAAGAACTCTGTGGTATACAGTGAAGGCCAGCTAATTGCCACTATAGGGCTGGAGGATGTGGTAATAGTGAGTACTAAGGATAGCATACTGGTATGCAAGAAGGACAGGGTGCAGGATATAAAGGATCTGGTACAAAAGTTACAAAATGATGAAAGTTTCCAAAGGGTATTGTAATTTTTCTATGTGTTGGATATAATGATACTGTATTGTACATTATATCCATTTTTTTTGGCAGTATATGACATGGACGAGAATTGGAAAGACACCAAAGGGAAATGTCAGGCATTATGGAATAAGTTTGAATAGTGCATATTGCACAATGAAAATGAGGAAGATTTTGGCCAAAAAACTATTGACGCAAAAGCTAGATAGTGTATAATAAATAGTAAAGCATGGTTATATGTGCAATGCTTGGCCTTGTAGGTAGAAACTACATACAACGGAACACATTGGCGGCTTAAAATATGGCGGGGTAAGAGGAGTCGCAAACTTGATAGTTTGTGAAAGGGGTGGTGATTACAAAGAGGCTGAGGCACACAAAGCCTATTTGGTAATTCAAAGGAAGAGTTCCAATCTATATGCACAATCAATTAAACTACAAACTACTAAAAAAGGAGTGAATTTACTTGGTTAACAAGAAACGCGTTTCCAAAGTGTTAGTATTCGTGCTTTTGATAGGCACATTATTGAGCAGTGTAGCATTTGCTGCTGACACCAAAGATTATGTTATCGACAAGGATATCAAGATTTCAACTAAAGCACATATCCAGTCATTTGGTGATAGAGAATTTGAAACCGATGACAAGGGTGTTTTAGAATTCGGTACTACCGGTAAAGCAAAGAGGCTAGAAGAATTTGCACTTAAATTAGAAGGTGCTCCTAAAGATATGGCTATCGAGTATAGAGTTCATGGTCAATCTTATGGTGATATGCCTGCTGAGGCTGACAAGTGGATAAGAGGCGACAAAGAAATTGGCAGCAGAGGTAAAGCTAAGAGAATCGAAGGTATTCAGATTCGTTTAGTTAATACCGAGACTGGTAAAGCATACGAAGGTTACTCAGTAGAGTATCAGGTTCATATGCAATCCTTCGGTTGGGGTGTTAACAAGACTGATAAAGGTGACGTTTGGGCAAAAGACGGTGAGTTCGCAGGAACAAAAGGTCTATCAAAACGTCTAGAAGCTGTTCGTGTAAGAATTAAGAAGGAAGACGAACTAAAAGTTAAGTCAGTAAGTGCTATTACCTCTAAAAGCTTAAAAGTAGAATTTAACCGTGCTATTGATACAGAAGGAGTTACTTTCTCTGTAAAACGTGGCTCTGCGGTAGTTGTTTTAGATGTTACATTTAGTGAAGATAAAAAATCAGCTATACTTTCATCACCAACTCCACTAGTTGCTGGTGAATACACAGTTGTTGTAAATGGTGGGAAATTTGAAGAAGGTTCTAATTCTGCAACTGTAAAAGTTGAAGCAGAAAAAGAAACTTCATTAACAATCTTAACTGAGTCAGTTCAAAAAGTCGCTGATGCTAAAGTAGCGTTCGAAGTTAGAAACCAATATGGTGAAGTAATGAATGTAGTATCTAGTAACG
Encoded proteins:
- a CDS encoding GDP-mannose 4,6-dehydratase produces the protein MKALVTGISGFVGGYLGEMLLDRNIELYGTKLEGEQVLPHINKYANIMDVDLRDKDRVYSIIEDARPDLVFHLAAQSSVSASWKRPDITMEINMGGTINLLDATRAVNPAARVLIIGSSEQYGRIRAGDVPIGEDMPQNPVNPYAVSKASQEMLGKVYADAYDMDIVMARPFNHTGPRQQPIFVIPDFAHRIALMENKTMDPVLMVGNLDAIRDFSDVRDVVEGYFCLITKGKRGEAYNIGSGKGFSIREILKKLLEMSSVDIEVVMDQNRLRPSDTPILICDNTKIKTQVGWQPRIQLDKTLSDVLEYFRQNIA
- a CDS encoding mannose-1-phosphate guanylyltransferase — encoded protein: MKAVGLIMAGGSGTRFWPISRRLYPKQALKLIDDREMINLTIDRCVPFIENKDMHIITNEEQRPLLTDLVKGRLNKENIFAEPCPRNTAPCILYSILKIKKIYGDVVVCVLSSDHYIKDEKRFREILRYASEYAYENKKIVTMGIVPTFPSTGYGYIKKGQRAEFESSSIYHVDKFVEKPNEELAKTYMDSGEYLWNSGMFVFKISTMLDNFQKYLPEMYGEMMKIYDHMGAGDEDKYLKDVFPKLEKISIDFGIMEKADNVAVIPGDFGWSDVGTWDSLEDILEANEDGNVVHGDHVGIDTKNSVVYSEGQLIATIGLEDVVIVSTKDSILVCKKDRVQDIKDLVQKLQNDESFQRVL
- the gmd gene encoding GDP-mannose 4,6-dehydratase, whose product is MKSALITGITGQDGSYLAELLLSKGYKVYGIRRRSSDNHYGTVAHLKDKIEFIYADMTDLPSLIKAVEIAQPDEVYNLAAQSFVQTSWEQPILTADIDALGVTNILEAIRMVKPDARYYQASTSEMFGKVQEMPQRETTPFYPRSPYAVAKVYGHWITINYRESYDLFACSGILFNHESPRRGLEFVTRKVTDGVARIKLGLMDEIRMGNLDSKRDWGFAGDYVYAMWLMLQQDAPDDYVIATGETRTVRELLETAFSYVDLDYKDHVVVDPKFFRPAEVKILLGDATKAKEKLGWKPKVSFEQMIHMMVDEDLKRVQAEIDGGLSK